The following proteins come from a genomic window of Salvia hispanica cultivar TCC Black 2014 chromosome 4, UniMelb_Shisp_WGS_1.0, whole genome shotgun sequence:
- the LOC125219842 gene encoding solute carrier family 40 member 2, translated as MDEALIEQQEHSSSLLLKLYLGHFLARWGARMWEFSVGLYMINVWPDSLLVAAAYGVVECASTAIFGPLIGQLVDKLSYTRVLQLWLLSQNLSFAVAGVAVVAILMYTDLMTANYAVFISLLVLINISGAVAVLSTLAGTILVEREWVVVISEGQSPGVLTKMNSVIRRIDLICKLFAPVLTGFVISFVSLTASALALAIWNIISVFLIYILLMSVYKGIPRLRDVSERRVSVASRSLVGEVDESVSTYHERESLITPDANYSESSPKGTMIEKFLSLPYVRAWRVYINQDVVLPGLALALLYFTVLGFGTLMTATLEWQGIPAYVIGIARGISAMVGIGATFGYPVLESRISTLRTGVWSIWSQWGCLLLCVASVLMRSKISSAYVLMAGVASSRLGLWMFDLSVIQQMQDGVAESDRCVVGGVQNSIQSMMDLMTYIMAILISNPKDFWKLIVLSFVVATLAAILYTVHIYRVRKHLIHWDKLLRLIKWCV; from the exons ATGGATGAAGCATTGATTGAGCAACAAGAACACTCTTCTTCACTGCTCCTAAAGCTGTATCTTGGCCACTTTTTAGCCAGATGGGGTGCCAG GATGTGGGAGTTCTCGGTTGGTTTATACATGATCAATGTGTGGCCAGACTCTTTACTTGTCGCTGCAGCTTATGGCGTGGTGGAATGTGCTTCGACTGCAATATTTGGTCCTTTAATTGGACAGTTGGTGGATAAGCTCTCCTACACTCGG GTTCTCCAACTCTGGCTCTTGAGTCAAAATCTGTCATTTGCTGTTGCTGGAGTTGCAGTCGTTGCTATACTGATGTATACAGACTTGATGACTGCCAATTACGCGGTGTTCATCTCTCTTCTCGTACTTATTAACATCTCGGGAGCTGTGGCCGTGCTTTCCACTCTAGCTGGAACCATCTTGGTTGAAAGAGAatg GGTGGTTGTGATATCAGAAGGTCAGTCTCCTGGAGTTTTGACAAAGATGAACTCTGTGATACGAAGGATCGATCTAATCTGCAAGCTGTTTGCTCCTGTGCTCACCGGCTTTGTCATCAGTTTTGTGTCGCTAACTGCATCTGCTTTGGCATTAGCGATCTGGAACATAATATCTGTGTTCTTGATATATATCCTTCTGATGTCCGTGTACAAAGGGATTCCAAGATTAAGAGACGTCAGCGAAAGAAGGGTGTCGGTAGCATCAAGATCTTTGGTCGGGGAAGTAGATGAGAGTGTGTCTACTTACCACGAACGAGAAAGCTTGATTACTCCAGATGCAAATTATTCCGAGAGTAGCCCAAAAGGGACCATGATCGAGAAATTTCTGAGCCTTCCTTATGTTCGTGCTTGGAGAGTTTACATTAACCAAGATGTCGTCCTTCCTGGTCTAGCTCTAGCCTTGCTGTATTTCACCGTGCTCGG ATTTGGAACGTTGATGACAGCTACTCTAGAATGGCAAGGGATACCTGCATATGTGATCGGGATTGCACGTGGAATAAGCGCCATGGTTGGGATAGGGGCAACATTTGGGTACCCCGTGTTGGAGTCTCGAATCTCAACCCTACGAACAGGTGTTTGGTCGATATGGTCTCAG TGGGGTTGTCTCTTGTTATGTGTTGCTTCTGTATTGATGAGGAGTAAAATCTCTTCAGCGTACGTGCTGATGGCAGGAGTAGCATCGTCTCGTTTAGGGCTATGGATGTTCGATTTGTCTGTCATTCAGCAAATGCAG GATGGCGTAGCTGAATCCGATCGGTGTGTCGTTGGTGGCGTACAGAACTCGATTCAGTCCATGATGGACTTAATGACTTACATCATGGCCATACTCATCTCCAATCCGAAG